TAAATCTCCCCGGTCCGGTAAAAGTCTAGTGCATAAACTTTTATAAGACTAAATCATGTGTTGAAATTTTTGACCGTCTTCAAGCAGGTCAGGCACAACGAGTTTAAATATGAGCGGACCATCTTCTTCTGATCCTCGAAAAGGACCAGGTTACAATATATTCTGGAAAACAGTTTTCTTTATCGGACTATTCTGCGTCCTTTTTGGACTGTACTATGCAACAAGCAAGGTAGATTATGTCTGGCACTGGAACAGGATTCCCAAATTTTTTTACTACGAAGCATCAATTGACATTCCGACAGATATTGACGGACAGATTGCTTCTATCAAACAAAATGGTAAAAATTCCATCATAGTTGTTAACGGTGATGGAGTTTCTGAGCAGTATGAAGTCCCTGCAAAAAGTGTAAACGTATATGAAGGTGATTCAGTCTTCATTGGCGACACTCTTGGAGTAAGGAAAGAATGGAAAACAGGTATCCTTCTAGAGGGACTATATAAAACCTTACAGGTCAGTGCTATTGCAATAGTTTTCGCTATTCTAATCGGGCTGTTCACAGGTCTGGCAAGAATATCGACAAACCCTGCCTTAAAAATGAGCGCAATCACCTATATTGAACTTATCAGGGGATCACCGCTGCTCGTACAGATTTTTATATGGTACTTTGTAATCGGAACGCTGATCAATAATATCCTGCAAAAATATGATATAGGACAAATTCCACCAATATGGTTCGGAGTGGCCTCCCTTGCTATTTTTGCAGGAGCTTATGTTGCAGAAATTGTCAGAGCAGGAATCCAGTCTGTCAACAGAGGACAGATGGAAGCGGCAAGATCTCTTGGAATGTCCAAGTATCATGCAATGAAACATATTATACTGCCGCAGGCTTTCAGAAGGATTCTTCCTCCCCTTGCAGGTCAGTTTATCAGTATGATTAAGGATTCGTCGCTACTTGGAGTAATTGCAATCAGAGAATTGACTAAAGCTACAAGAGAAGCTGTAAGCACCAGTCTTCAGCCTTTTGAACTCTGGTTTCTCTGCGCCGCACTCTACCTTGTTTTGACATTCGCATTTTCCATGTTTGTTCAATACCTAGAAAAAAGATCGGTACAACGCTGATGATTGAAGTCAAAAATATCTATAAAAATTTTTATATTCCACATCAGGTTCAGGCTCTGTCAGATGTTTCTCACACTATTGAAACCGGACAGGTTGTAGTTGTTATCGGACCTTCAGGGTCAGGTAAAAGTACTTTTCTACGTTGTCTGAACAGACTGGAATATGCAGACTCAGGACAAATTCTTATTGATGATGTTGATATTCTGGACCCAAAAACAAATATCAACAAAATCAGAGAAGAAGTTGGAATGGTTTTCCAATCATTCAACCTATTTCCGCATAAAACTGTTTTAGAAAATATAACCATAGCGCAGATGGTTGTCCGAAAACGGAGCAAGCAGGAAGCTACTGAAAAAGCCATGGCCCTACTTAAAAAAGTGGGAATCCATGATAAAGCAGGGGCATACCCCACCCAGCTTTCCGGTGGACAACAGCAGAGGGTGGCTATAGCCCGTTCTTTGGCTATGGACCCCAAGGTGCTGCTCTTTGATGAACCAACTTCCGCGCTTGATCCTGAAATGATCGGAGAAGTTCTGGACGCAATGAAAACAGTTGCTAAAGAAGGAATGACAATGATCGTTGTTACCCATGAAATGGGTTTTGCACGCGAAGTTGCTGACGAAGTTCTGTTCATGGACCATGGACAGATTCTGGAAAAAGGAGACCCCGAACACTTCTTTGAAAATCCAGAGTCTGAAAGAACTCAACTTTTTTTACGGCAAATTCTTTAATTACTAAGATAAACAAAAACCCCGAATTTATTCGGGGTTTCAGATTGCTGACTAACCCCGTTTTTTTTGAAAGCGGGGTTTTATTACGCCCTATTTCTGTTTGATTTAGTTTGAAAAATTTAAATTTGGTCGATCAAATCCCAAGTTCGAAGCAAAACAGTGAACGGAACTCTCTTTGAAGGCAATAGTTTTAAAAATATCAGAAAATATGCGTCTAGCGCTTAGGATAAGCGCTATTTTCTTCATGTTTTGGCAGGCTGCGCAGAGGAGACTTTGTTCTTGAGCCTTCGAGAGGCCGCGCATTCTGGCATAGCGATGTCCGTGAAGCTCTTTTGCATCAGCAAAACTACGCTCAACGGTTTCTT
Above is a genomic segment from Maridesulfovibrio bastinii DSM 16055 containing:
- a CDS encoding amino acid ABC transporter permease, encoding MSGPSSSDPRKGPGYNIFWKTVFFIGLFCVLFGLYYATSKVDYVWHWNRIPKFFYYEASIDIPTDIDGQIASIKQNGKNSIIVVNGDGVSEQYEVPAKSVNVYEGDSVFIGDTLGVRKEWKTGILLEGLYKTLQVSAIAIVFAILIGLFTGLARISTNPALKMSAITYIELIRGSPLLVQIFIWYFVIGTLINNILQKYDIGQIPPIWFGVASLAIFAGAYVAEIVRAGIQSVNRGQMEAARSLGMSKYHAMKHIILPQAFRRILPPLAGQFISMIKDSSLLGVIAIRELTKATREAVSTSLQPFELWFLCAALYLVLTFAFSMFVQYLEKRSVQR
- a CDS encoding amino acid ABC transporter ATP-binding protein, with translation MIEVKNIYKNFYIPHQVQALSDVSHTIETGQVVVVIGPSGSGKSTFLRCLNRLEYADSGQILIDDVDILDPKTNINKIREEVGMVFQSFNLFPHKTVLENITIAQMVVRKRSKQEATEKAMALLKKVGIHDKAGAYPTQLSGGQQQRVAIARSLAMDPKVLLFDEPTSALDPEMIGEVLDAMKTVAKEGMTMIVVTHEMGFAREVADEVLFMDHGQILEKGDPEHFFENPESERTQLFLRQIL
- a CDS encoding transposase, which codes for ETVERSFADAKELHGHRYARMRGLSKAQEQSLLCAACQNMKKIALILSARRIFSDIFKTIAFKESSVHCFASNLGFDRPNLNFSN